One genomic window of Saccopteryx bilineata isolate mSacBil1 chromosome 4, mSacBil1_pri_phased_curated, whole genome shotgun sequence includes the following:
- the LOC136335356 gene encoding LOW QUALITY PROTEIN: large ribosomal subunit protein eL43-like (The sequence of the model RefSeq protein was modified relative to this genomic sequence to represent the inferred CDS: substituted 2 bases at 2 genomic stop codons) gives MAKYTKKVGIGDKCEKCYGTFLGKMVETIEISQHAKYTWSFCGKTKTKRXAMGIXHCDSCMKKEADGAWTYNTSSAITVQPAVRRLKELKDQ, from the coding sequence ATGGCTAAATACACCAAGAAGGTGGGAATTGGAGATAAATGTGAGAAGTGTTATGGCACCTTTCTTGGGAAAATGGTGGAGACAATTGAAATTAGCCAGCATGCCAAGTACACTTGGTCCTTTTGTGGCAAAACCAAGACAAAGAGATAAGCTATGGGGATCTAGCACTGTGATTCCTGTATGAAAAAAGAAGCTGATGGTGCCTGGACCTACAACACCTCTTCTGCCATCACAGTACAGCCTGCTGTCAGAAGATTGAAGGAATTGAAAGACCAGTAG